Proteins co-encoded in one Oncorhynchus kisutch isolate 150728-3 linkage group LG1, Okis_V2, whole genome shotgun sequence genomic window:
- the LOC109892616 gene encoding helicase ARIP4, with protein MSEEAISGSDLDPSVNSEEEEEEEEEIEDEDEGDNDGDDEDDAVDCPESGQGSTETETQGGRDSPSATSPSEKTPSESPSQPTSQPPSRASSRPNSRPESRSQPPSGHSSQPPSRPESPSQDKPSAGKKKKPRASKSQAPSSCPETPSKDKTSVGKKKKPRTSKSKEPKPAKPSKTVHMRKNIRTLLKEHQMEAVTKAAQQEELERLRRLEQQRKDFMAPPVQEFSPAVEAVSGRPGEEEFQGQGSLEAAFLARQDVICLDSSDSSGEEEEEDAKPPAIPAITPTIRDDVIELSSGDDDTLPISSESANEDEGAGGTEESSGAHINDSLNQPDAQGRVLVNINHPAEEEDLYLVPQLARAVKPHQVGGIRFLYDNLVESLERYKGSSGFGCILAHSMGLGKTLQVISFIDILLRYTGAHTVLAIVPVNTLQNWLAEFNLWLPSQEALPPDSDPAAVAGRTFRVHILNDEHKTTVARAKVVEDWSRDGGVLLMGYEMYRLLSLKKSFVTGRKRKSKKPQGPVIIDLDEEDRQQELMKGIEKALARPGPDVVICDEGHRIKNYHASTSQALKNIRSRRRVVLTGYPLQNNLIEYWCMVDFVRPDFLGTRQEFSNMFERPILNGQCVDSTPQDARLMRYRSHVLHSLLEGFVQRRGHDVLRDQLPSKDEHVIMVRLSPLQRALYAEFMDRFREAGNSGWLGLNPLKAFCVCCKIWNHPDVLYETLQKENLANEQDLDLDDITAATNPRCHGAGLKAKAADSANSRSNITLPPLNPIQERANQVITYEWAKDIMSNYQTGVLENSAKMLLLFHLIDESVIRGDKILVFSQSLSTLTVIEDFLTRRPIPAGRVSPNNHGQNQTWVRNINYYRLDGSTSASERERLINQFNDPENTSTWVFLLSTRAGCLGVNLIGANRVVVFDASWNPCHDAQAVCRVYRYGQKKPCHIYRLVCDFTLEKKIYDRQVSKQGMSDRVVDDLNPVLTFTRKEVESLLHFAEEEPDSTKAPPQPHKEMETVISQACQLYPHLITKEPFHHESLLVDRKESKLTKAEKRAAKKSYEDEKRASVPYSRPSYAHYYPTSDQTLINIPAFNQRNWRPIARGDEKPVASVRPVQSTPIPMMPRMAGMGVAGSSSGVGFPVNYLQKAGVYVQRIVTTTDIVIPGANSTTDVQARIGAGESIHMIKGSKGTYIKTNDGRIFAIRSGKLSRAVQGGTATNRGSKVSLLHAIGNGCSSPAERQRLTPDSALWPSTPESPEILRELSRYAVTADTVTVGNELPSPSDTFTGDRGGGGRTQQHNQTTESDHSRQFRDDIGMSIGEALQRSKRKMAEGRGHKQAGGKRSSTAAGFPGLSLGSGGLSFPPLNQALEGHMSHPLLMGGNSSSPFLQSAGQTLGDLQAMFPLAGADLLNHASSATGSNGHLPSSSTTTSSSTNTMPVSSASTTLPPYLMNPSVADLLSPGFPLNYSQSLLPDPRMYPNTLGGGPASSGGSSSFLSHYSSSPSSLLGAALSRPDTHHMATDNGGSSSDDDVIECLWKSRAVAQTDCERSGGTVHPHVSSI; from the exons ATTGCCCAGAGAGTGGCCAGGGCAGTACAGAGACGGAgacccagggagggagggactccCCCTCAGCTACCTCACCCTCAGAAAAGACTCCCTCTGAGTCCCCGTCTCAGCCAACCTCCCAGCCCCCCTCCAGGGCTTCCTCCCGGCCCAACTCTAGGCCTGAGTCTCGCTCCCAGCCCCCCTCTGGCCACAGTTCCCAGCCTCCTTCTCGCCCTGAGAGCCCCAGCCAGGACAAGCCATCTGCGGGCAAGAAGAAGAAACCGAGGGCCTCAAAGTCCCAGGCCCCTTCGTCCTGTCCTGAGACCCCCAGCAAGGACAAGACCTCAGTTGGCAAAAAGAAGAAACCGAGAACCTCTAAGTCTAAGGAGCCTAAGCCTGCTAAACCCTCGAAGACGGTACACATGAGGAAGAACATCAG GACGCTGCTGAAGGAGCACCAGATGGAGGCAGTGACCAAAGCAGCCCAGCAGGAGGAGTTAGAGAGGCTGAGGCGTCTGGAGCAGCAGAGGAAGGACTTCATGGCACCACCCGTCCAAGAGTTTTCTCCAGCAG tgGAAGCGGTGTCAGGGAGGCCCGGAGAGGAGGAGTTTCAGGGCCAGGGGTCGTTAGAGGCTGCTTTCCTAGCCAGGCAGGACGTAATCTGCCTGGACAGCAGCGACagcagtggagaggaggaggaggaggacgccAAGCCACCAGCTATCCCCGCTATCACACCCACTATCAGAGACG ACGTGATCGAGCTGAGCTCTGGGGACGACGACACACTGCCGATCAGCAGCGAATCGGCCAATGAGGATGAAGGTGCGGGGGGCACGGAGGAGAGCAGCGGAGCGCACATCAACGACTCACTCAACCAACCAGACGCCCAGGGGAGGGTCCTGGTCAACATCAACCACCCAGCGGAGGAGGAAGACCTGTACCTCGTCCCACAGCTGGCTCGTGCAGTCAAACCTCACCAG gttGGTGGGATCCGGTTCCTCTATGACAACCTGGTGGAGTCTCTGGAGCGCTACAAGGGCAGCAGCGGGTTTGGCTGTATCCTGGCCCACAGCATGGGCCTGGGTAAGACACTGCAGGTCATCTCCTTCATAGACATCCTGCTGCGATACACCGGGGCCCACACCGTACTGGCCATCGTCCCT gtgaACACGCTCCAGAACTGGTTGGCAGAGTTTAACCTGTGGCTCCCATCACAAGAGGCCCTGCCCCCTGATAGTGACCCTGCCGCAGTCGCAGGACGCACCTTCAGAGTCCATATCCTCAATGACGAGCACAA AACCACGGTGGCCCGGGCTAAGGTAGTGGAGGACTGGTCACGTGACGGGGGCGTGCTCCTGATGGGTTATGAGATGTACCGCCTGTTGTCCCTGAAGAAGAGCTTTGTGACGGGCAGGAAGAGGAAGTCCAAGAAGCCCCAGGGACCCGTCATCATCGACCTGGACGAAGAGGACAGGCAGCAGGAGCTCATgaaag GTATCGAGAAGGCGCTGGCCAGGCCCGGTCCAGACGTGGTGATCTGTGACGAGGGCCACCGCATCAAGAACTACCACGCCAGCACCTCGCAGGCCCTGAAGAACATTCGCTCCAGGCGACGCGTGGTCCTAACGGGCTACCCCCTCCAGAACAACCTGATAGAGTACTGGTGCATGGTGGACTTTGTCAGGCCTGACTTCCTGGGCACCAGGCAGGAGTTCAGTAACATGTTCGAGAGGCCCATTCTGAACGGGCAGTGTGTGGACAGCACGCCACAGGACGCCAGGTTGATGAGATACAGAAGCCACGTGCTGCATAGCCTGCTGGAGGGGTTCGTCCAGAG GCGAGGCCACGACGTGCTGAGGGACCAGCTGCCCTCCAAGGACGAGCACGTGATCATGGTGCGCCTGTCGCCCCTGCAGAGGGCCCTTTACGCAGAATTTATGGACCGCTTCAGAGAAGCAGGTAACAGCGGCTGGCTGGGCCTCAACCCGCTGAAGGCCTTCTGCGTCTGCTGCAAG atctggAACCACCCTGACGTGCTCTATGAGACCCTTCAGAAGGAGAACCTGGCCAACGAGCAGGATTTGGACTTGGATGACATCACAGCGGCCACCAACCCCCGCTGCCATGGCGCTGGCCTGAAGGCCAAAGCGGCCGACTCGGCCAACAGCCGGTCCAACATCACCCTGCCCCCGCTCAACCCCATCCAGGAGAGAGCCAATCAGGTCATCACCTACGAATGG GCCAAGGACATCATGAGCAACTACCAGACTGGAGTTCTGGAGAACTCAGCCAAGATGCTGCTGCTCTTCCATCTGATCGACGAGAGCGTGATCAGAGGAGACAAGATCCTGGTCTTCAG cCAGAGCTTGTCCACCCTGACCGTCATTGAAGACTTCCTGACCAGACGGCCAATACCAGCAGGCCGTGTCTCCCCGAACAACCATGGCCAGAACCAGACCTGGGTCCGCAACATCAACTACTACA GGTTGGATGGGAGTACGTCTGcttcagagcgagagagactcaTCAACCAGTTCAACGACCCAGAGAACACCTCCACGTGGGTCTTCCTCCTGTCAACGAG GGCGGGCTGCTTGGGGGTGAACCTGATCGGGGCCAACCGGGTGGTGGTGTTTGATGCGTCGTGGAACCCGTGTCACGATGCCCAGGCTGTGTGTCGAGTGTACCGCTACGGCCAGAAGAAGCCCTGCCACATCTACCGCCTGGTCTGTGACTTCACCCTGGAGAAGAAGATTTACGACCGACAGGTCTCCAAGCAGGGCATGTCTG ACCGCGTGGTGGATGACCTGAACCCGGTTCTGACGTTCACCCGCAAGGAGGTGGAGTCTCTGCTGCACTTTGCAGAGGAGGAGCCTGACTCGACCAAAGCCCCTCCCCAGCCCCACAAAGAGATGGAGACAGTCATCAGCCAAGCCTGCCAGCTCTACCCCCACCTCATCACTAAG GAACCCTTCCACCATGAGTCTCTGCTGGTGGACCGGAAGGAGTCCAAGCTCACTAAAGCAGAGAAGAGAGCCGCTAAGAAGAGCTACGAGGACGAGAAGCGTGCCTCCGTGCCCTACTCTCGCCCCTCCTACGCCCACTACTACCCAACCAGTGACCAGACCCTCATCAACATCCCAGCCTTTAACCAGCGCAACTG GCGTCCCATAGCTCGGGGTGATGAGAAGCCCGTGGCCAGCGTCCGGCCCGTCCAGTCCACCCCCATTCCCATGATGCCCCGCATGGCGGGCATGGGCGTGGCGGGCTCCAGCTCCGGGGTCGGCTTCCCCGTCAACTACCTGCAGAAGGCTGGCGTCTACGTCCAGAGGATCGTCACTACCACTG ATATAGTGATCCCAGGAGCCAACAGCACCACTGATGTCCAGGCCCGTATCGGTGCAGGAGAGAGTATCCACATGATCAAAGGGTCAAAAG GTACCTACATCAAGACCAATGATGGCAGGATTTTTGCCATCCGCTCAGGGAAGCTCAGCAGAGCAGTGCAGGGAGGAACTGCTACCAACAGAG GTTCCAAGGTTTCCCTTCTTCACGCCATCGGTAACGGCTGTTCGTCTCCCGCAGAGCGCCAACGGCTGACCCCCGACAGCGCCTTGTGGCCCTCCACCCCAGAGAGCCCCGAGATCCTACGAGAGCTCAGCCGCTACGCCGTCACCGCGGATACCGTCACCGTGGGCAATGAGCTGCCGTCACCATCGGACACGTTTACaggggacagagggggagggggaagaacGCAGCAGCACAATCAGACCACAGAATCGGACCACAGCCGGCAGTTCAGAGATGACATCGGAATGAGCATCGGCGAGGCTCTGCAACGCTCCAAACGCAAGATGGCCGAGGGCCGTGGACACAAGCAGGCGGGGGGCAAACGCAGTTCGACAGCAGCCGGTTTCCCCGGCCTCTCCCTGGGCAGTGGCGGCCTCAGCTTCCCCCCCCTGAACCAGGCCTTGGAAGGACACATGAGCCACCCGCTACTGATGGGAGGCAATTCCTCATCCCCCTTTCTCCAGTCAGCAGGACAGACTCTGGGAGACCTGCAGGCCATGTTCCCCTTGGCAGGGGCGGACCTCCTCAACCACGCCTCCTCAGCCACAGGAAGCAATGGacacctcccctcctcctctaccaccacctcctcctccaccaacaCCATGCCTGTGTCCTCTGCCTCCACCACCCTGCCCCCCTACCTGATGAATCCCAGTGTGGCTGACCTTCTGTCCCCAGGCTTCCCTCTGAACTACAGTCAGTCCCTGCTGCCTGATCCCAGGATGTACCCCAACACCCTGGGAGGAGGCCCAGCCAGCTCTGGAGGAAGCTCCAGCTTCCTCTCCCActactcctcttccccctccagcCTCCTGGGTGCAGCCCTGAGCCGGCCTGACACCCATCACATGGCCACGGACAACGGCGGCAGCAGCTCGGACGATGACGTCATTGAG